In the genome of Sphaeramia orbicularis chromosome 13, fSphaOr1.1, whole genome shotgun sequence, one region contains:
- the LOC115430955 gene encoding rhomboid-related protein 4-like isoform X1, with protein sequence MDVKQVWMRPRQRGSHLGLLLLASQLIHVGFDNIPPVTLAVLGLNAYLYLFPAAPLMKACVSVQQAYWYGDWRRLLLSPLHHADDMHLYFNMVSFLWKGMRLERRLGGAWFLYLLSVFSLLTGLVYLLLEAGLTELMQDQSYSMTCAVGFSGVLFGLKVLSNHYYPGGVTYMMGIPVSNRYASWVELVLIHVTSPGTSFIGHLAGILVGLLYTSGPLKTLMKHCAGFVTNGFNSRPSTYFNSSGYSGGGGFGAGAGFGASAGFGAGGGGGGGFGSGGGHPPYDYSDNRTNYTASYTGGLSEEEQLEAAIRNSLNDRGRPSAPEAPPPYGFNLSEDDRRAEEIRWRRLRRFDS encoded by the exons ATGGATGTAAAACAAGTTTG GATGCGGCCCCGACAAAGAGGATCCCACCTGGGTCTGCTGCTCCTGGCCTCCCAGCTGATCCACGTGGGTTTTGACAACATTCCCCCCGTGACTCTGGCTGTTCTGGGACTCAACGCCTACCTTTACCTGTTTCCAGCAGCTCCTCTGATGAAG GCCTGCGTGAGCGTCCAACAGGCGTACTGGTACGGAGACTGGCGCCGCCTCCTGCTGTCGCCGCTGCACCACGCTGACGACATGCACCTGTACTTCAACATGGTGTCGTTCCTGTGGAAGGGGATGAGGCTGGAGCGCCGTCTGGGCGGGGCCTGGTTCCTCTACCTGCTGTCCGTCTTCTCTCTGCTCACCGGATTGGTCTATCTGCTGCTGGAGGCGGGGCTTACGGAGCTCATGCAGGACCAGTCGTACAGCATGACCTGCGCCGTGGGCTTCTCAG GTGTCCTGTTTGGTCTGAAGGTGCTCAGTAACCACTACTATCCAGGAGGCGTGACCTACATGATGGGCATCCCTGTATCCAATCGATACGCCAGCTGGGTGGAGCTAGTGCTGATCCACGTCACATCACCTGG GACCTCCTTCATCGGTCACCTGGCTGGTATCCTGGTGGGTCTCCTCTACACCTCCGGACCCCTGAAGACCCTCATGAAACACTGTGCAG GGTTTGTAACGAATGGCTTTAACTCCAGACCATCTACATACTTCAACTCCTCAG GttacagtggtggtggtggttttgGTGCTGGTGCTGGTTTTGGCGCTAGCGCTGGTTTTGGCGCTGGCGGTGGTGGCGGCGGTGGTTTTGGCAGTGGCGGGGGACATCCTCCTTACGATTACTCAGATAACAGGACCAATTACACCGCGTCCTACACCGGTGGACTGAGTGAGGAGGAGCAGTTAGAGGCGGCCATCAGAAACAGCCTGAACGACAGAG GACGTCCAAGCGCCCCAGAAGCCCCTCCTCCTTATGGTTTCAACCTCAGTGAGGACGACAGGAGAGCCGAGGAGATCAGGTGGAGGAGGCTGAGGAGGTTCGACAGCTGA
- the LOC115430955 gene encoding rhomboid-related protein 4-like isoform X2: MRPRQRGSHLGLLLLASQLIHVGFDNIPPVTLAVLGLNAYLYLFPAAPLMKACVSVQQAYWYGDWRRLLLSPLHHADDMHLYFNMVSFLWKGMRLERRLGGAWFLYLLSVFSLLTGLVYLLLEAGLTELMQDQSYSMTCAVGFSGVLFGLKVLSNHYYPGGVTYMMGIPVSNRYASWVELVLIHVTSPGTSFIGHLAGILVGLLYTSGPLKTLMKHCAGFVTNGFNSRPSTYFNSSGYSGGGGFGAGAGFGASAGFGAGGGGGGGFGSGGGHPPYDYSDNRTNYTASYTGGLSEEEQLEAAIRNSLNDRGRPSAPEAPPPYGFNLSEDDRRAEEIRWRRLRRFDS, encoded by the exons ATGCGGCCCCGACAAAGAGGATCCCACCTGGGTCTGCTGCTCCTGGCCTCCCAGCTGATCCACGTGGGTTTTGACAACATTCCCCCCGTGACTCTGGCTGTTCTGGGACTCAACGCCTACCTTTACCTGTTTCCAGCAGCTCCTCTGATGAAG GCCTGCGTGAGCGTCCAACAGGCGTACTGGTACGGAGACTGGCGCCGCCTCCTGCTGTCGCCGCTGCACCACGCTGACGACATGCACCTGTACTTCAACATGGTGTCGTTCCTGTGGAAGGGGATGAGGCTGGAGCGCCGTCTGGGCGGGGCCTGGTTCCTCTACCTGCTGTCCGTCTTCTCTCTGCTCACCGGATTGGTCTATCTGCTGCTGGAGGCGGGGCTTACGGAGCTCATGCAGGACCAGTCGTACAGCATGACCTGCGCCGTGGGCTTCTCAG GTGTCCTGTTTGGTCTGAAGGTGCTCAGTAACCACTACTATCCAGGAGGCGTGACCTACATGATGGGCATCCCTGTATCCAATCGATACGCCAGCTGGGTGGAGCTAGTGCTGATCCACGTCACATCACCTGG GACCTCCTTCATCGGTCACCTGGCTGGTATCCTGGTGGGTCTCCTCTACACCTCCGGACCCCTGAAGACCCTCATGAAACACTGTGCAG GGTTTGTAACGAATGGCTTTAACTCCAGACCATCTACATACTTCAACTCCTCAG GttacagtggtggtggtggttttgGTGCTGGTGCTGGTTTTGGCGCTAGCGCTGGTTTTGGCGCTGGCGGTGGTGGCGGCGGTGGTTTTGGCAGTGGCGGGGGACATCCTCCTTACGATTACTCAGATAACAGGACCAATTACACCGCGTCCTACACCGGTGGACTGAGTGAGGAGGAGCAGTTAGAGGCGGCCATCAGAAACAGCCTGAACGACAGAG GACGTCCAAGCGCCCCAGAAGCCCCTCCTCCTTATGGTTTCAACCTCAGTGAGGACGACAGGAGAGCCGAGGAGATCAGGTGGAGGAGGCTGAGGAGGTTCGACAGCTGA